ACAAATACTTTAAAGAATGTTTGTCATGAATGTAGTATATATTCTTTAGCctttaaaataaaatcataaaaCGTAAAGACAcataatatttttgaatgtaACCTTGAATTtgacaaatttacaaaaatttttattcgttacacttACTTATCCTTGTCACTGTCATTAACAGTCAATTCATCTAGTTGGTCCATCATCTCGTGAAcagaattttctataatgagatCTTCTGTAACCGAATAGGCTGCTTGTTCTAACTCTACTAAATCAAACCCCATTTCTTCTTTATTTGGTTGAatcttgaaaaaaatatatgtatcttAGTATTGTGAATAAtcttatttattaacaattatatACTTACGTCAGCTATTAACGAATCTAGTGATTCTAACAAAGATTCGTGTATTTGTTGTAACCAAACTAAATAATCCTTTATGTACAATTGATTTAATATATACCGTGGTTCACACGAATTATTAAACAAACTATGTATTTCACAGAAATGTTTTATAATGTACTTCTTACCTATTAATAAAATAGATTAAATATCTAACAAATGAAATAATTGTACTAAATAATCCCTTACTTCTTACTTACCCAATTTAATAACTTTCTTCACATCTTCAAGGACTTTCATAGAAAGATTCCAATTCCTGTAAAGAGGATAACATAATGATCGCCTGAAACATGCTTTTATAACTTCTTCCAACTCTGAGAAATCctaaaaatgtaaatacaaacacataaaattatgaaattaaagtTAATGTCagcatttttgaaaatatttgatatacCTCGAACCAAGATAAAGTAGAACTTAATTTAACAATAGTCCAACTGCTTTCAACTGTATTTTCTCCAAAGGTTGTCCTATGATTATAACAACTACCAAATAAAATATCAACTAAACTTAATAACAACCTACGCGTTTCTTCATTGTTTAACAAGTATTCTTTATTTGGAAGTTCTTTTAATAGATCTACTTCTGTTTCATTCAATGAAACAGTTCCTGTTTCCAAAGTATCCCAATCTGCTGTAAACGATATGTATGGCTTTATATACTCTGGTTGCATAAGATCTGCTAAATAATGCTCTTCGTTGAAGTCTGAACGTTCACGTTCCTCTCGTAAACTTTTCCGTTTAGATTGAGGTGTTGTATCAGGCATTGGAAGGTCTATTATTTCTTTAATCCATGCTGactataaataaaaagaaaaaatatataaattacaattgactgttataaaacaaaatgttgtataattattatattttaaactaAATACCTCAAAAGCCACTAAAGCTCCAGATATTTTATTTGCAAAGCCATACTTTGGAGAATTAGGTAATAGAAACACAGTATCTGTGGGATTACTTTGGTGCATATACCATTCATCTCCATTTGTGTTTTCATCATCTGCTGTGGAATCATTTTCATGTGACGTTTCATTAATATCTTCTGAATTAGCCGATGGATTTCCTATAagataagaaatataaaattaatattgaagtaaaattaaatacatatataagtaaacatatatatatataatatttaccaattacttcaatattgggaacaattGTATTCTTCTTTTTTGGTGGTGCTAATAACGTAGTTATCATgtctaaattttcaaaatattctccTTTTGTTACTTTTGGGAATCTCAAAGAAAAATCTCCTTTTACCCAATCGTATGATCCAAATGACAAGTCATTTTCCTCTATTTCACCTGGAAGTTTTAACCTGAAATAAAAAACGTAACAGAAAAAATTCGTGGTTTCTTAAAATGAACACCTTACCTCAAATAATATGGTGTGGAATAAAATCTGAAGTCTGTTCCATCGACATAAACTTCCGTATCTTTTACATTGGCATATGGTGCATGAATTATTATTACCACTTCCGTATCGGTTTGAGTTATTTCAAATCGTGGAGTTAACATCTTTGCGAAAGTTTATTACAAGTTTTGTTTTTGCtacgtacaatattttatacctTTGCAAAAGCAAACTGTTTGGCGAACATTAAATAATAAGATACCGATATAGACATTGGAATGTAACCGATATTAATAAATGTTTTTCGATTATTTATATAGTCCAGAACATAAAAGTTTTGTAAAAGCTTAAcactttaaaaattataattataattttattataataatcgaATCAAATTTCTAAATCATTTCACATTTAACTTCGTACTTGTAAACTACATTTCAAAACTTGAGATTCTTTTGAACTCGTTACTTCTGTGACGTTCTAGGTGAACAGTTCATTATGAACTCATATGTTCTTacaatgtattcaacaaatcctgTAAACAGTAATCGATATTGTTATCGATTTTCGATTAGTCGAGAGTCGACTAGTATATATGCACCACTATATGATTTGTATAGAATGCACCATGTGGCGAAAATTTCGTAACCTAAAAACTTGAAACAATtggtgaaatttattttgaaaatgcaGAACGTcattaatgtaatttttgtaaaataatttactcCTAAAAAGTAACATatcttattttgtttaaaaaaatataggtATTAATAAAGCATTTGTTTTTTGtcattataaaaaaatagtCTTTTTAGGTATAATGTGTTAGAATTAcgaatatgatttttttttagaattccaAAAAGTGGAAAGAAATTCATTAAAATGGCAAGTAATAAATATCGTGCACCACGTTTAACTCCAAAGCATTTAGATCCAAAATGTTTAATGTTTTCTATGTTCACTGCAAATGATATAAGAAATTTAAGCGTTACTAAAATAAGAACACCATTGTCATTTAATATATTAGGACATCCATTGAGAGGGGGATTATATGATCCAGCTTTAGGTAAATAAACTAAATAATTGATGCATTCCAAAAATATTAGTTGTAgcataaaaatattatagatgatacatacatttttatatacacaaagaaataattaaataaattattaaaatacattatttattctaTAAATTAGGTCCTCTCTTAGAAAGTTCAGATCCATGCGGAACATGTGGATGCAATGTATTCAAATGTCCTGGTCACTTTGGACACATAGAATTACCTATGCCAGTTGTAAATCCATTGTTTCATAAAGGATTGTGCATGTTAATTAAATTAACATGTTTAAGCTGTTTTACTCTGCAAATTCCACCTTATATAAAGTTATTGTTATCTGCAAAACTGAAACTACTTCAGCAAGGATTTCTTAGTGATCTTGAAGGTTTACAACAAGAAGTAATGTTTGTTGTTGCCAACTCAAACAATCCGTACGAAGTTGATGtacaaaatgttcaaaatgttaTTGATAATTATACAGAGAATCTTATTAATCGATCAAGATTTAATCAGTTGCTTATGCATTGCAATGAAAATCAATTCAATACAAAGAATGTCAATATGCAATGGCACACATATGTCGAACATATCCTCAAACAATATACAACATCAaaaatttgtgtaaattgtCATGAACCCATACCAAAAATCACGACATTAAAAAATAAGATCATGACAACTAAAGTACCCAATATAGATATTAA
This window of the Ptiloglossa arizonensis isolate GNS036 chromosome 13, iyPtiAriz1_principal, whole genome shotgun sequence genome carries:
- the LOC143153906 gene encoding protein SHQ1 homolog isoform X1 gives rise to the protein MLTPRFEITQTDTEVVIIIHAPYANVKDTEVYVDGTDFRFYSTPYYLRLKLPGEIEENDLSFGSYDWVKGDFSLRFPKVTKGEYFENLDMITTLLAPPKKKNTIVPNIEVIGNPSANSEDINETSHENDSTADDENTNGDEWYMHQSNPTDTVFLLPNSPKYGFANKISGALVAFESAWIKEIIDLPMPDTTPQSKRKSLREERERSDFNEEHYLADLMQPEYIKPYISFTADWDTLETGTVSLNETEVDLLKELPNKEYLLNNEETRRLLLSLVDILFGSCYNHRTTFGENTVESSWTIVKLSSTLSWFEDFSELEEVIKACFRRSLCYPLYRNWNLSMKVLEDVKKVIKLGKKYIIKHFCEIHSLFNNSCEPRYILNQLYIKDYLVWLQQIHESLLESLDSLIADIQPNKEEMGFDLVELEQAAYSVTEDLIIENSVHEMMDQLDELTVNDSDKDKLKNIYYIHDKHSLKYLLSSSSSSSDSSDTDSESSTSSTTTTNSSSHLDSDDVSEPE
- the LOC143153906 gene encoding protein SHQ1 homolog isoform X2, yielding MLTPRFEITQTDTEVVIIIHAPYANVKDTEVYVDGTDFRFYSTPYYLRLKLPGEIEENDLSFGSYDWVKGDFSLRFPKVTKGEYFENLDMITTLLAPPKKKNTIVPNIEVIGNPSANSEDINETSHENDSTADDENTNGDEWYMHQSNPTDTVFLLPNSPKYGFANKISGALVAFESAWIKEIIDLPMPDTTPQSKRKSLREERERSDFNEEHYLADLMQPEYIKPYISFTADWDTLETGTVSLNETEVDLLKELPNKEYLLNNEETRRLLLSLVDILFGSCYNHRTTFGENTVESSWTIVKLSSTLSWFEDFSELEEVIKACFRRSLCYPLYRNWNLSMKVLEDVKKVIKLGKKYIIKHFCEIHSLFNNSCEPRYILNQLYIKDYLVWLQQIHESLLESLDSLIADIQPNKEEMGFDLVELEQAAYSVTEDLIIENSVHEMMDQLDELTVNDSDKDKLSSSSSSSDSSDTDSESSTSSTTTTNSSSHLDSDDVSEPE